From the Saimiri boliviensis isolate mSaiBol1 chromosome X, mSaiBol1.pri, whole genome shotgun sequence genome, one window contains:
- the LOC101029196 gene encoding small ribosomal subunit protein eS25 yields the protein MPPKDDKKKKDAGKSAKKDKDPVNKSGGKAKKKKWSKGKVRDKLNNLVLFDKATYDKLCKEVPNYKLITPAVVSERLKIRGSLTRAALQELLSKGLIKLVSKHRAQVIYTRNTKGGDAPAAGKDA from the coding sequence ATGCCGCCCAAGGacgacaaaaagaagaaagacgcCGGAAAGTCGGCCAAGAAAGACAAAGACCCAGTGAACAAATCCGGGGGCAAGGCCAAAAAGAAGAAGTGGTCCAAAGGCAAAGTTCGGGACAAGCTCAATAACTTAGTCTTGTTTGACAAAGCTACCTATGACAAACTCTGTAAGGAAGTTCCCAACTATAAACTTATAACTCCAGCTGTGGTCTCTGAGAGACTGAAGATTCGAGGCTCCCTTACCAGGGCAGCCCTTCAGGAGCTCCTTAGCAAAGGACTTATCAAACTGGTTTCAAAGCACAGAGCTCAAGTAATTTACACCAGAAATACCAAGGGTGGAGATGCTCCAGCTGCTGGTAAAGACGCATGA